A DNA window from Maribellus comscasis contains the following coding sequences:
- a CDS encoding efflux RND transporter periplasmic adaptor subunit, translating into MKKIVISLFAVALLASCSSTTDDVEAKRQELQKYKQQQHELSQKIEVLEKELASAEEEEVIKVEVAELSQREFEHFIEVNGNVEAEYDINVSPESVGVIEAVYVKEGQHVSKGELLAKLKTETLQRSIDQLNVQLELATTNYKRQKNLWDQNIGSEMQYLQAKTNMESLQKQIEGLESQIEMSEVKSPVDGVVDEVFQEKGDIGSPQAPFAKVVNINNVKIYADISEAYLTKVKTGDKVKVFFPAIDKEIETPIRQIGNVIDPNSRTFRLRLDVNNSNKQIKPNLRAVIKIRDYVAENAIVVPTLFVKEDFSGEYTYIAENNAGKDIAKKVYVSTGVTNNNMTEVVSGLEPGMKIISEGYNQIMDGSVIKY; encoded by the coding sequence ATGAAAAAGATAGTAATAAGTTTATTTGCAGTAGCACTACTGGCATCATGCAGCAGCACTACTGATGATGTTGAAGCAAAACGTCAGGAACTGCAAAAATACAAGCAACAGCAGCACGAGCTGTCTCAAAAAATTGAAGTGCTTGAAAAAGAACTCGCTTCAGCTGAAGAAGAGGAAGTAATAAAAGTTGAGGTGGCTGAACTTTCACAAAGAGAATTTGAACATTTTATTGAAGTTAACGGAAATGTTGAAGCGGAATATGATATAAATGTCAGCCCTGAATCAGTGGGCGTAATCGAAGCTGTTTATGTAAAAGAAGGCCAACATGTTTCAAAAGGAGAATTACTGGCTAAACTAAAAACAGAAACTCTTCAGCGCTCAATCGATCAACTGAATGTGCAGCTTGAATTAGCCACTACCAATTACAAGCGCCAAAAAAATCTTTGGGATCAAAATATTGGCTCCGAAATGCAGTATTTGCAAGCAAAAACAAATATGGAAAGTTTGCAAAAACAAATTGAGGGACTTGAATCGCAGATTGAAATGTCGGAAGTAAAATCGCCGGTTGACGGAGTAGTTGACGAAGTATTTCAGGAAAAAGGTGATATTGGAAGTCCGCAGGCACCATTTGCAAAAGTAGTTAACATCAACAATGTAAAAATTTATGCCGATATCTCTGAAGCTTACCTCACCAAAGTAAAAACCGGTGACAAGGTAAAAGTATTTTTCCCTGCAATCGACAAGGAAATTGAAACGCCAATCAGGCAAATCGGAAACGTTATAGATCCAAACAGCCGTACTTTCCGGTTACGTTTGGATGTAAACAATTCAAACAAACAAATAAAGCCGAATCTTCGCGCCGTAATTAAAATTCGCGATTATGTTGCCGAAAACGCCATTGTTGTGCCCACGCTTTTTGTAAAAGAAGATTTTAGTGGTGAATATACCTACATCGCTGAAAACAACGCTGGAAAAGATATCGCAAAAAAGGTGTATGTAAGTACCGGTGTAACCAATAATAATATGACTGAAGTAGTTTCGGGGCTGGAACCCGGAATGAAAATCATATCCGAAGGTTACAATCAAATTATGGATGGTTCGGTAATCAAATACTAA
- a CDS encoding TolC family protein, translated as MKKTTKLLLKLFAFLLVSSSLAAQTQQGSFSLEEAQQYAMENSYVLHNTRQDITKAQKEVWKTITIGLPQVSGNFDYTKNVKVPVQPFPVSIIPKEYWPDLGIPDDTPADGLFPLSFSPKYNSNFGVTVSQLIFDGSYIVGVGSSQIYLNLAKQAHEKTEIDIRDAVAQAYYMVLIGLENKKVMEENLENTKKLYTETKAYYDNGFREEQDVDQMQLMVKNAENEILKADREITVAKVVLKYTMGYDMEQEVELTDDVRKFLNPILASRNGNGFDISGHIDYKLANTNYQVSEKLLKLEKAAYLPTLSGFYSYSKMTFGNNANVFSSDVSWFPSSMLGLQLSVPIFNSGQKMFKVQQAKIDLDKAATERRLAEMTLQKDYLTAKADMESAVEKLENDIENRDLAEKILDKSKIKFNNGITSSTELSQIETQYIQSHGAYISSTLQVLQADLKLKKAIGKL; from the coding sequence ATGAAGAAAACAACTAAATTATTACTCAAACTATTTGCATTTCTTCTGGTTTCCTCTTCGCTCGCAGCCCAAACTCAACAGGGCTCATTTTCGTTGGAAGAGGCCCAGCAATATGCGATGGAGAACTCGTATGTTTTGCATAACACAAGGCAAGACATAACAAAAGCCCAAAAAGAGGTTTGGAAAACCATTACCATTGGATTGCCTCAGGTTTCGGGAAATTTTGATTACACAAAAAATGTTAAAGTCCCTGTACAACCATTTCCGGTCTCCATTATTCCAAAAGAATATTGGCCCGACTTAGGGATTCCTGACGACACACCGGCCGACGGATTATTCCCGCTTTCTTTTTCACCTAAATATAATTCCAATTTTGGAGTTACAGTCTCACAGCTCATTTTTGACGGTTCCTACATTGTGGGGGTTGGTTCTTCGCAAATTTATCTGAACCTTGCCAAACAGGCTCACGAAAAAACCGAGATTGACATTCGGGACGCGGTTGCCCAGGCCTACTATATGGTTTTGATCGGCTTGGAAAACAAAAAAGTAATGGAAGAAAATCTGGAAAATACCAAAAAGTTGTACACCGAAACAAAAGCATACTATGATAATGGTTTTCGAGAAGAACAAGATGTTGACCAGATGCAACTTATGGTTAAAAATGCCGAAAACGAAATTTTAAAAGCTGACCGTGAAATTACGGTTGCCAAAGTGGTTTTAAAATACACCATGGGCTACGATATGGAACAGGAAGTTGAACTTACCGATGATGTGAGAAAATTTCTCAATCCGATTCTGGCAAGTCGCAACGGCAATGGTTTTGATATTTCCGGCCACATTGATTACAAACTGGCGAATACAAATTACCAGGTATCAGAAAAGTTGCTAAAACTTGAAAAAGCAGCTTATCTGCCTACTCTAAGTGGCTTCTACAGTTATTCAAAAATGACTTTTGGGAATAATGCAAATGTGTTTAGCTCAGATGTTTCATGGTTTCCTTCTTCTATGTTGGGACTTCAACTTTCCGTTCCGATTTTTAATTCGGGACAGAAAATGTTTAAGGTTCAACAGGCAAAAATTGATTTGGATAAAGCGGCAACCGAACGTCGTTTGGCCGAAATGACACTTCAAAAAGACTATTTAACTGCCAAAGCCGACATGGAATCAGCAGTGGAGAAACTGGAAAATGACATTGAAAACCGTGATTTGGCAGAAAAAATTCTGGACAAATCAAAAATAAAATTCAACAATGGAATTACAAGCAGCACCGAATTGTCGCAAATAGAAACACAATACATTCAATCACATGGCGCATACATCAGTTCCACTCTGCAAGTACTCCAGGCCGACCTGAAATTGAAAAAAGCAATCGGAAAACTATAA
- a CDS encoding TetR/AcrR family transcriptional regulator yields MLIYKAMEEKKLHILKNVGNLYLKFGIRGVTMDDVATEFGISKKTLYQYFKDKEDLVAQVIDYYLKNPVFKLNSEDSGNSIDRYFALRRHVAKMIKHFNNNLEYELKKTYPELFKKVHKFKRERVYNDTIEILQDGINDGLFRSEIDSDVVAKLQVGRILCTLNPENQFFTDEEVSTLELFDKMMDYHIHAICTEKGIKYYRKQLNKTKDEENN; encoded by the coding sequence ATGTTGATTTATAAAGCCATGGAAGAAAAAAAATTACACATATTAAAAAACGTCGGAAATCTCTACTTAAAATTTGGAATCAGGGGAGTAACAATGGATGATGTTGCCACCGAATTTGGGATTTCAAAAAAAACACTTTACCAATATTTTAAAGACAAAGAAGACCTCGTTGCACAGGTTATCGATTATTATCTCAAAAATCCGGTTTTTAAACTCAACAGCGAAGACTCCGGGAATTCAATCGACCGCTATTTTGCACTCAGGAGACATGTGGCCAAAATGATTAAACATTTTAACAATAATCTTGAATATGAACTCAAAAAAACATATCCCGAGTTATTTAAAAAGGTTCATAAGTTTAAACGGGAACGTGTATATAATGACACCATAGAAATACTCCAGGATGGAATTAACGACGGTTTGTTCCGGTCTGAGATTGACTCGGATGTTGTTGCAAAGTTACAGGTAGGAAGAATTCTATGCACATTGAATCCGGAAAATCAGTTTTTCACCGACGAAGAAGTCTCAACCCTGGAACTTTTTGACAAAATGATGGATTATCACATTCATGCCATTTGCACCGAAAAAGGAATAAAATACTACAGAAAACAATTAAACAAAACAAAGGATGAAGAAAACAACTAA
- a CDS encoding 2-C-methyl-D-erythritol 4-phosphate cytidylyltransferase: MKKVALIVAGGRGKRMNSNVPKQFEILQGKPVLIHTFQAFLTYDSNITFVLVLPKIQFSHWETLCQKHNFNIKHELAAGGETRFHSVQNGLKLVSDDSIVFIHDGVRPLVSSVTIENCYQTALQKGNALPVIPVVESVRKVENDQNMAVNRSKYFLVQTPQTFQAEKIKTAYKESKTTNFTDDSSALESAGEKIHLVEGNRENIKITYPQDLIIASAFLKNRNQ, encoded by the coding sequence ATGAAAAAGGTTGCCTTAATTGTGGCAGGAGGACGTGGAAAAAGAATGAACAGTAATGTTCCCAAACAATTTGAAATCCTGCAGGGTAAACCCGTATTAATCCATACTTTCCAGGCCTTTTTAACCTATGATTCAAACATAACTTTTGTACTTGTGTTACCAAAAATCCAATTCAGCCACTGGGAGACATTATGCCAAAAACACAACTTTAACATAAAACATGAACTTGCAGCAGGTGGTGAAACCCGTTTTCATTCGGTACAAAACGGGCTCAAACTGGTTTCCGATGATTCTATTGTTTTTATTCACGATGGCGTGCGTCCTCTGGTTTCGTCTGTAACCATTGAAAACTGCTACCAAACAGCTTTGCAAAAAGGAAATGCATTACCTGTAATTCCGGTCGTCGAATCGGTAAGAAAAGTTGAAAATGACCAAAATATGGCCGTTAACCGCTCAAAATATTTTCTGGTACAAACACCGCAAACCTTTCAGGCTGAAAAAATTAAAACAGCATATAAAGAATCAAAAACCACCAATTTTACAGATGATTCATCGGCTCTGGAGAGTGCAGGTGAAAAAATACACCTGGTGGAAGGTAACCGTGAAAATATAAAAATTACCTACCCGCAGGATTTAATCATCGCCAGCGCATTTTTAAAAAATCGAAACCAATAA
- a CDS encoding DUF2461 domain-containing protein encodes MKKILNYLEDLSRNNNREWFNENRGSYEESRDKMLFMTEVLINEIRKFDPEIPMLSPKDCMFRIFRDVRFSNDKRPYKTNFGSFISKGGRKGDWPGYYFHIEPKGSFVGGGVYMPQAEPLRAIRNYVAENAQEFLDIIEDKEFKKIYPEMYDHKLKTAPKGFPKDHKYIGLLKYKSYVFSTNFDTKLLLSDSFVDYIVQSFRVLYPFNDFLNRAVDKNV; translated from the coding sequence ATGAAAAAAATTCTAAACTATCTTGAAGATCTGTCCAGGAATAATAATCGTGAGTGGTTTAATGAAAATCGCGGAAGCTATGAAGAAAGCCGCGATAAGATGCTTTTTATGACTGAAGTTTTGATTAACGAGATACGAAAATTTGACCCTGAAATCCCCATGCTGAGTCCCAAAGATTGTATGTTCAGAATTTTTCGCGACGTTCGTTTTTCAAACGATAAAAGACCATACAAAACCAACTTTGGCAGTTTTATTTCAAAAGGTGGGCGTAAAGGAGATTGGCCCGGTTATTATTTTCATATTGAACCTAAAGGTAGTTTTGTTGGCGGTGGGGTATATATGCCTCAGGCCGAACCGTTACGGGCAATCCGGAATTACGTTGCTGAAAATGCACAGGAATTTTTGGATATTATTGAGGATAAGGAATTTAAAAAAATCTACCCTGAGATGTATGATCACAAATTAAAAACTGCTCCTAAAGGTTTTCCAAAAGATCATAAATACATCGGGCTTTTGAAATATAAATCCTATGTCTTTTCAACAAATTTTGATACGAAATTATTATTGAGTGATTCTTTTGTTGATTATATAGTCCAGTCTTTTAGGGTTTTATATCCTTTTAATGATTTTTTAAACAGGGCTGTTGATAAAAATGTTTAA
- a CDS encoding aldo/keto reductase has translation MKNINRRSFIQTGAKGVAGAMALSGGLANLSFVPAGTATIDQVDLGRTGLKVPRLAFGTGSFGWKKTSNQKKLGEDAFVTLAKHGYDRGVRFFETADMYGTHEFVGKALKKVPRENVTVLSKIMVYQHQDWYTPEPFQKSIDRFRKELDTDYIDILLLHCMVNSEWPNEYKRYMDDFSEAKEKGIVKRIGLSCHDYGALKVAAESDWADVVQARINHNGARMDGTPGEIMEILNTAQNNGKGVVGMKIFGCGELVEEAEREKSLKYVLKSNNVDCMTIGFESIEQMDDTIERISRIIHS, from the coding sequence ATGAAAAATATCAACAGGAGAAGTTTTATTCAGACCGGAGCCAAAGGAGTTGCCGGAGCCATGGCCTTGTCGGGCGGGTTGGCAAATCTAAGTTTTGTCCCGGCGGGAACTGCAACCATTGACCAAGTTGATTTGGGAAGAACGGGATTAAAAGTACCCCGGTTAGCATTTGGAACCGGCTCATTTGGATGGAAAAAAACTTCAAATCAAAAAAAATTGGGTGAAGATGCATTTGTCACTTTAGCCAAACATGGATACGACAGAGGTGTAAGGTTTTTTGAAACTGCCGACATGTATGGCACACATGAATTTGTTGGCAAAGCCTTAAAGAAAGTACCGCGCGAGAACGTAACTGTTCTTTCAAAAATAATGGTATACCAGCATCAGGACTGGTACACTCCTGAGCCATTTCAAAAAAGTATTGACCGATTCAGAAAAGAACTCGATACCGATTATATCGACATCTTGCTGTTGCATTGTATGGTAAATAGCGAGTGGCCCAATGAATACAAACGTTACATGGACGATTTCTCTGAAGCAAAAGAAAAAGGAATCGTTAAACGGATTGGCTTGTCGTGTCACGATTACGGGGCGCTAAAAGTTGCGGCAGAAAGTGATTGGGCCGATGTTGTGCAAGCCCGAATCAATCATAATGGTGCCCGGATGGACGGAACTCCCGGGGAAATTATGGAAATTTTGAATACAGCTCAGAATAACGGTAAAGGTGTAGTTGGAATGAAAATATTTGGGTGTGGAGAATTGGTTGAAGAAGCCGAACGCGAGAAGTCGCTAAAATACGTACTAAAAAGCAACAATGTGGATTGTATGACTATCGGTTTTGAAAGCATAGAACAAATGGACGATACAATCGAACGCATTTCAAGAATAATACATTCATAA
- a CDS encoding DUF5020 family protein, translating into MKKLIFTVAFIGLIVAVKAQNLQLHYDFGEGRKMLTSTVEMFRPDKYGSTFFFVDMDYGSDQSGIDNGISLGYWEIARAFKWNETQKFMPRVEYNGGTMSVGGGVWIPIENCWLAGVERTWASADFSKILTLQANYKYIKNKEDAAFQLTAVWTVQMAEGKLTFTGFADFWKEGMDWTFNGEADTDFRFLTEPQLWYNPCKNFSVGTEIELSNNFVGDEFAVKPTLAVKYTF; encoded by the coding sequence ATGAAAAAACTAATTTTTACCGTTGCATTTATTGGACTGATAGTCGCAGTAAAAGCTCAAAACCTACAATTGCATTACGATTTCGGCGAAGGCCGCAAAATGCTGACTTCAACAGTTGAAATGTTTCGTCCCGATAAGTATGGATCAACATTCTTTTTTGTTGACATGGATTACGGTTCGGACCAGAGTGGTATCGACAATGGTATTTCCCTGGGGTACTGGGAAATTGCACGTGCTTTTAAGTGGAACGAAACTCAGAAATTTATGCCACGTGTTGAATACAATGGCGGAACAATGAGTGTTGGCGGTGGAGTTTGGATTCCTATTGAAAATTGCTGGCTGGCAGGTGTGGAACGTACCTGGGCTTCGGCTGATTTCTCTAAAATTTTAACCTTGCAGGCCAACTACAAGTACATCAAGAATAAAGAAGATGCAGCTTTTCAGTTAACAGCTGTGTGGACCGTACAAATGGCAGAAGGTAAATTAACTTTCACCGGTTTTGCGGATTTCTGGAAAGAAGGAATGGACTGGACATTTAACGGTGAAGCTGATACCGATTTCCGTTTCTTAACCGAACCGCAACTGTGGTATAACCCATGTAAAAATTTCTCGGTTGGTACGGAAATCGAACTTAGCAATAACTTCGTTGGTGATGAATTTGCTGTGAAGCCGACACTGGCAGTAAAATATACATTTTAA
- a CDS encoding NCS2 family permease, translated as MFEKFFKLKENGTSAKTEILAGITTFMTMAYILAVNPDILSATGMDKNALFTATALSALVATLVMALVARLPFALAPGMGLNAFFAFTVVLGMGYSWQFALTAVFLEGIIFLVLTAFNIRELIVNAIPISLKHAVSAGIGLFIAFIGLQNAGIIVNNDATLVGLGNMGSPAVLIALGGVLLTAVLLVLKVKGALLIGIFAATIAGIPFGVTHFPEGHLIDTPPSLSPILFKMDFSNIFTTDMLIVLFTFLFVDMFDTVGTLVGVSSKAGMLDKDGKVPRVKQALFADSIGTTFGAMLGTSTVTTYVESASGVAEGGKTGLTSLTTAALFLVALFFAPLFTMVPAAATAPALVLVGFFMMSPILNIDFDNYTESIPAFITIIFMPLTYSIAEGIVFGMLSYILIKILTGKFKDISIVMLVLAVLFILKFFI; from the coding sequence ATGTTTGAAAAATTTTTCAAATTAAAAGAAAACGGGACAAGTGCTAAAACCGAGATTCTTGCGGGGATAACCACTTTTATGACTATGGCTTATATTTTGGCCGTTAACCCTGATATTCTTAGTGCAACAGGGATGGACAAAAATGCCCTTTTTACCGCTACTGCACTTTCTGCTTTAGTGGCTACACTGGTAATGGCTTTGGTGGCTCGTTTGCCGTTTGCACTTGCTCCTGGCATGGGATTAAATGCTTTTTTTGCGTTTACCGTAGTGCTTGGAATGGGGTATAGCTGGCAATTTGCTCTTACTGCTGTTTTCCTCGAAGGAATTATATTTTTAGTCCTTACCGCGTTTAATATTCGCGAATTGATTGTAAATGCCATTCCTATCTCGCTGAAACATGCGGTTTCTGCAGGTATCGGTTTGTTTATTGCTTTTATTGGATTGCAAAATGCGGGTATAATTGTTAATAACGATGCTACTTTAGTTGGACTTGGCAATATGGGCTCTCCTGCAGTTTTAATTGCATTGGGAGGTGTCTTGTTAACCGCAGTTCTGTTGGTTTTGAAAGTGAAAGGTGCTCTTTTAATTGGTATTTTTGCAGCAACTATAGCAGGAATTCCTTTTGGAGTGACACATTTCCCGGAAGGTCATTTGATTGATACTCCACCGTCGTTGTCTCCAATCCTTTTTAAAATGGATTTTTCAAATATTTTCACAACAGATATGTTAATTGTGTTGTTTACATTTCTTTTTGTGGATATGTTTGACACTGTTGGAACGTTGGTTGGCGTTTCCTCAAAGGCGGGGATGCTTGACAAAGACGGAAAAGTTCCGAGAGTAAAACAGGCACTTTTTGCAGATTCTATCGGAACAACCTTTGGAGCCATGTTGGGCACGAGTACAGTTACTACGTATGTAGAGAGCGCATCAGGTGTTGCTGAAGGTGGAAAAACCGGTCTAACTTCACTTACAACAGCAGCATTGTTTTTGGTTGCGTTGTTTTTTGCTCCCCTGTTTACGATGGTTCCTGCAGCAGCAACTGCTCCTGCACTTGTATTGGTAGGTTTCTTTATGATGTCACCAATTCTGAACATCGATTTTGATAACTACACCGAATCCATTCCGGCTTTTATTACTATTATTTTTATGCCACTCACTTACAGTATTGCAGAAGGTATTGTTTTTGGGATGTTGAGTTATATTCTGATAAAAATATTGACGGGCAAATTTAAAGATATTTCAATCGTAATGCTGGTTTTGGCGGTGTTATTTATTTTAAAATTCTTTATTTAA